CTGCCATCGCCCTGTATCAGGGCAAACTGCACCAGCTCGGGCGCACCTTTCGCTCCCGCCCCGGCTATTATCTGCTGCTGGGGCTGATTAATCCGCTGGCTTATTATCTGATCCTGTTTCAGGCCTATGATCTACTACCCGCCTCGCTGGCCCAGCCGCTCAACTACAGCTGGGCGATCACCCTCACCCTGATGGCGGCGGTGTTCCTCGGCCAGACCATCCGCCGCCAGGACTGGATCGCCTGCGGATTCGGCTACTTTGGGGTGGTGGTGATTGCGACCCAGGGGAACCTGCTGGCGCTGGATTTTGACAGCCCGCTCGGGGTGGGTCTGGCGCTGTTCTCGACCCTGCTCTGGGCACTGTACTGGATCCTCAATACCCGCAACCAGGCCGATCCGGTGATCAGCGTGCTGCTCGGGTTCCTGATCTCACTGCCGATTTCCGTCGGCGCCAGCTTCGCCGTTGACGGTTGGCCCGATGCGCCCTGGCAAGGCTGGGCAGCGGTCAGTTATGTCGGACTGTTTGAAATGGGGATCACCTTCGTGCTGTGGATCAATGCACTGAAACTGACGGAGAATACGGCGCGGATCAGTAACCTGATCTTCATCGCGCCCTTCATTTCTCTGCTATTGCTGGCCACCATCATCGGCGAGTCCATTCATCCCGCCACCCTGATCGGTCTGGTGATGATTATTTGCGGCCTGCTGATCCAGCAGTGGAAAGGCAAGTCGCGCCCGGCGGCAGACTCTTCCTGCTAGCATTGATCCCGTCTGCCTAAGCAAAAAAAAGCCTGCCACATTGTGGCAGGCAAGCGAGATTGGGTTGTCGAGACCCCGCGTCTTTAAAGGGTAAAGGACGTCTTATTATTCAGTAAACTTCAGGAGCGATTGCATTCATTGGTGCGCTGGCGGTATTAGTTGCTGGCCGCAGCTGCATGCCAGCGACGCCCGAATCGCGATCCCAGGATCACCAGACCCGGTGCCAACAGCCACATATGCAGCACCATCAGATCCGGCGGCAGCAAGTCCAGGCGCTGGGTCAGGCTGACCATGGCACCAGCTCCACTCATCTGGAACAGCCCCAGCAGTGCGGCAGCGGTGCCAGCGCGATCACCAAACGGCGCCAGGGCTTTCCCGGCCGCCGAGCCGAGGACAAAGGCAAATCCGAACGAAGACATGAACACCGGTACCATATAGGCCCAGGCTTCGCGCAAGTGACTCAGCATCAACATCGCCACCCCGGAAGCCACCAGCATGACTAACCCGGTCGCCAGCGTCCGGCGCGAGCCAAAGCGATCGATATATTTTGGCGCTACCATGCAGGCTAAGATATTCAGCGCCGCATTGACCCCGAACCACAGCGTAAACTGACCCATATCCTGACCCAGCTCAGTCATCAGCCAGACCGGGGCCGAAGTCACATAAGCCAAAATGACCGCCATCGCCAACATACACATAATGCTGTGGTACAGGAACGTCGGCTCGCGCAGCACCGAGCGGTAACGCGCCCAGCTCAGCATCGCGCCCGACACATCAGTCTCCACCGGACGGGTTTCGCGGAACTGCAGCAAAATGAAGGTCCCGGCAACCACCGCAAACCCAGCCATAAAGCTGAAGTTGCTGCGCCAGCCAAACTCATGGGTCAGCCAGGTACCCAGCAAGGGTGCCAGCGCCGGAATAAAACAGATCGCGCCGTTGAGATAGCTGATCATCCGGCCGCTTTTTTCCGGGCCGAAGCTGTCACGCACTGCAGCAAACGCCGCCACCGAGGTGGCACAGGCACCGAAACCCTGCAGCAGACGCGCCACCAGCAACAGATCCAGGGTATGGGCGACATAGGCCAGCGCGGCACTCAGGCCGTAAATGGCGATCCCGCCCAGGGCAATCGGGCGGCGGCCGAAGCGATCGGCCAACGGACCGGCCAGCAACTGACCCAAGCCCAGGCTGAACATAAACCAGGTCACGGTATCCTGGACCCGCGCCGGTTCGACGGCAAACGTCTCCGCCATGGCCGGGAGTGCCGGCAGATAAATATCAATCGCCAGCGGGCTGAACAGAACCAGAATTACCATCAGGGCGACAAGTCGGGTTCCGGACGGTGAAGAAACAGGGGTCATGGTGCATTTCCTTTATGATGATGGCGGCAGTCTAAGCCCTTCGTGATATGAACAGAAATGGTTTATATTCAAATCAGAATTTCCAATGGGGAATATCATCATCCGAGGTGCCTAGTGTCTTTTGAAAAACTCGCCCGCATCGATCTCAACCTGCTGGTGTGCCTGCATGTCCTGCTGGAAGAGTGTAACGTTACCCACGCCGCCAAACGGCTGCACCTGAGCCAGTCCGCCGTCAGCAAAAGCCTGATGCGGCTGCGCGAGCAGTTCAACGATCCCCTGTTCACCCGCAATGCCCACGGGTTATGTCCGACGCCCCGGGCGAAAGCCTTGCAGCCGTTGCTGGAGCACCTGCTGCATGAAATCGAGCAAATCACCGCGCCGCCGGAATTTACCCCCCGCACCAGTGATCGCCACTTCAAGATGGCGCTGGTCGAGAGCGCCTACCCACTGTTTCTGCCGCAGTTCCTCGGCGATATCTTCTCTGAAGGACCCAACCTGACCATCGACACCCAGGCCTGGGAGCCCAATACATTCGAAAAACTGCAATCGGGGGAAATTGACTTCGGTATCACCGGCAAGGATCTCAACCCCGCCGATGCCATGCTGACCCTGATGCCGCCCAAAGGCATCGTGTTCCAGGAGCTGTGCCGCGACCGCCAGTGTTGCATTGTCCGCCCGGACCATCCGATCCTGAACCAGATTTGGGATGAAGCCAGCTACCTGGCCCAGCGTCATATTCAGGTGCGTTGCATCGGCGACGACCGCTGGTTGCTCGATTACAAGCTGGCCGAACGCGGCCTGGGCCGTGACATCGCCATGTATGTGCCGGATTTCAACAGCGCGGCCTGCCTGTGTCACCAGACCGACTTTGTGTTCACCGCCCCGAGCCACTTTGCCAACTACATTGCCAAGCAGCTCGGCCTGGTGGTGCTGCCGTTGCCGACCGAATTGCCGCCGATGGCCTATACCCTGTTCTGGCATCAGCACCAAGAGAAAGATCCTGGGCACAGCTGGTTACGCGAGATCATTATCGGCCGCTGTCGTGATTTACCAGTCGGTTAATTGCAGCCGACAAGTAAACGCGCTACCGTAAAGCGATCCGGCCTGAATGGCCTGAGCCGTCACGCCAGGACGGCGAACGACTTTAAGGAATGATGAAGCATGCAAACTGTTATTTCACAGCGTGTTGAGCAACTACGTGAATGGTTAACGCAGAACCAGCTCGATGCCTTTCTGATCCCGCACGAGGATGAGTACCTGGGCGAATATATTCCCGCCCACAATGATCGCCTGCACTGGGCCACCGGCTTTACCGGCTCGGCCGGGATGGCGATTGTCACCCGCGACAAAGCCGCCATGTTTGTCGATGGCCGCTACGTGGTCCAGGTACGCAAGCAAGTCCCGGGCGATGTCTTTGAATATCGTCACCTGATTGACGAGCCGCCGATGCAGTGGGCCCAAGCCAACCTGGCCGCCGGCAGCAAGGTGGCAATCGATCCCAAGCTGCACAGCGGTGCCTGGCTGGCACGCACCGAAGCGGCAGTGGCCGGTGATCTGACACTGGTCACCGTCGATGCCAACCCGATCGACGGCCTGTGGCATGACCGTCCGGCACCGACCCTGTCGGATGCCAAGCTGATGAGCCTGGACTTTGTCGGCGTCAGTAGCACCGACAAGCGAGCGCAAATTGCCGCCGTGCTGAAAACTCAAAAAGCCGATGCCGCCCTGCTGACTCAAGTCGACAGCATTGCCTGGCTGCTCAATATCCGCGGCAGCGACATTCCGTGTCTGCCGGTTCTGCTATCCACCGCGATCCTGCACCAGGACGGCAGCGTCGATTTCTATATCGACCCGGCCCGCCTGCCGGCTGCATTTGCAGACCATGTCGGTGAAGGCGTTCGCATCGCGCAACCGGACTCCCTGGAAGCCGGTCTTCAGGCCCTCGGCGGCAAAGCCGTACTGGTCGATCCGGCCACCAGCAATGCCTGGGCATCACAGATCCTGACTGACGCCAAGGCCAAGCTGATTGCTGCCCAGGATCCATGCATGCTGCCGAAAGCGGCCAAGAACCCGACCGAGATTGCCGGCATGAAAGCCAGCCACATCCGTGATGGCGTCGCGATCAGTAAATTCCTGGCCTGGGTCGATCGCCAGGTCGACCAAGGCAACCTGCTCGATGAAGGCACGCTGGCCGATCAACTGTGGGCGTTCCGCTGTGAAGACAGCAGCTGTACCGATGTCAGCTTTGATACCATCTCGGCGGCCGGCGGCAACGCGGCAATGTGTCACTACAACCACAAGAACCAACCGGCACCGAGCGTGCTGGAAATGGACAATGTCTACCTGGTGGACTCCGGCGGCCAGTACCCGGACGGCACCACCGATATCACCCGGACAGTGGCGATCGGCAAGCCGGGCGATGAAGTCAAACAAACCTTCACCCTGGTGCTGAAAGGTCACATTGCGCTGGCAACGGCCCGGTTCCCGAAAGGCACCACCGGCTCTCAGCTTGATGCCCTGGCCCGTCAGCACCTGTGGGCACACGGTTTTGATTATGACCACGGGACCGGCCACGGCGTCGGCCACTTCCTCAATGTCCACGAAGGGCCGCAGCGGATTGCCAAGGTCTACAACCCGACCGCCCTGCAACCGGGCATGGTGTTGTCGAACGAGCCGGGTTACTACCGCGCCGATGCCTTCGGGATCCGAATTGAAAACCTGGAGCTGGTCGTTGAGGTGGCAACCGCCGGGGACATGACGGTGCTGGGCTTCGAGTCCCTGACCCGCGCGCCAATCGACCGCCGTCTGGTTGAGCTTTCGCTGCTGACGGATGTTGAGCTGGCCTGGCTGAACACCTATCACCAAACCGTGTTTGAAGTGATCAGCCCGTCACTGAGTGGCGACGATCTCATCTGGCTTCAGCAAGCCACGGCACCGCTAAGCCGCTAGGCTCGCGCTACTGCCACATAAAAAACGCCCGCAGCCACGGTATCCGTGTTACTGCGGGCGTTGTGATTTCAGGGCCGCGCCTGAACGTCGTCCCACCGAAAAAAGGTCACCTAGCCGGAATAGGCTGCGTGCCAATCCTTCCACACCACCTCGAAACCATGGTGTTTGACGGCTTCCGCCACCGCCGCGACCGAGCGCTCGTCACTGATCGCGAACTGCTCCAACTCCGGCTCATCATCAGCATAACCGCCCGGCTGGGTTTTCGACCCTGCCGACATACTGGTTACCCCCAGCGGCAGCACATTATCGCGAAACTGCGGTGACTCCCGGGTCGACAACGATAGCTCCACTTCCGGGTTCAGCAACCGGTAAGCACAGATCAGCTGCACCAGTTGGCGATCACTCATCACCGACTTCGGTTGCAACCCGCCGGTACACGGCCGCAGGCGCGGAAACGAAATCGAATAGCGGGTTTGCCAGTAAGTCCGCTCCAGATACGCGAGGTGGCTGGCGACAAAGAAGCAGTCGGTGCGCCACTCTTCCAACCCGATCAACGCCCCGATGCCGATTTTGTCGATCCCGGCCCGGGCCAGCCGGTCCGGGGTTTCCAGCCGGTAGACAAAATCGGTCTTGTTGCCGCGCAGGTGGTGCTCGGCATAGGTCGGCGCGCTATAGGTTTCCTGATACACCATCACCGCATCCAGCCCCAGGGTTTTCAGCTCGGCATACTCGTGCTGATCCAGCGGCTGGACCTCCATCGCCAGATAACTGAACTGGGACTTGATGCGCGGCAGCGCTTCGCGGAAATAATCCATCCCGACCTTGCGCTCATGCTCACCCGTCACCAGCAGCACACTGTCAAAGTGCATCGCCTTGATGGCGGCACATTCGCGTTCAATCTCCGCCATATCCAGCGTGCGACGCTTGATGCGGTTTTCCATCGAAAAGCCGCAATAGGTACAGGCGTTGGCGCACAGGTTCGACAAATACAACGGCACGTAGAACGAGATGGTCCGGCCGAACCGCTTACGGGTCAGCGCCGCCGACAGCTGCGCCATCTGCTCCAGATACGGTTCGGCTGCCGGGGAGATCAAGGCCTTGAAGTCTTCCAGATCCCGTTTGGGTTTGCGCAGTGCCCGTTCAACATCGGCGGGCGTTTTGCTGTAGATCGACAGCCGGATATCATCCCAATCCAGCTGCCGCCAGACATCCACATAACTCATGCGGCCCCCTTAGGCGGTGTGATCCAAAAACGCGGTCAGCGGACTGGAAGCCATCGCTTGGTTCACGGTCCCGGCCAGCCCGGCCTCGTAAGCCATCCGGCCGCTTTCCACCGCCAGCTTGAACGCCTTGCCCATCGCCACCGGATCAGCCGCCGCGGCGATCGCGGTGTTGACCAGCACAGCATCGGCTCCCAGCTCCATCGCTTCGGCCGCATGAGACGGCGCACCAATTCCGGCATCGACCACCACCGGCACCCGGGCCTGATCGATGATAATTTCCAGAAAGTCACGCGACGCCAGCCCCTTGTTCGAGCCAATCGGCGCACCGAGCGGCATCACTGCGGCACAACCGACTTCTTCCAGCCGCTTACACAGCACCGGATCGGCATGGCAGTAAGGCAGTACAATGAAACCTTCTTTGACCAGCGCCTCTGCGGCCGCCAGGGTTTCGATCGGGTCCGGCATCAGGTATTTCGGATCGGGGTGGATCTCCAGCTTAAGCCAGTTGGTCCCCAGTGCGGCACGGGCCAATTTGGCAGCAAACACCGCTTCTTTGGCATTTTTGGCGCCGGACGTGTTCGGGAGCAGGTTGACACCGGCAGCGATCAAAGGCGCCAGAATGTCATCATCCCGGCTCTCAATATCGACCCGCTTGAGCGCCATAGTCACCAGCTCAGAGCCACTGGCAATAATAGAGTCACTCATCGCCTGCCGGCTGGCATACTTACCGGTGCCGGTGAACAGGCGGGAAGAAAAGGTTTTATCGGCAATCTTCAGCATTTAACCTCCGGCAATCGCTTGGAACAAGGCGATGCGGTCGCCT
Above is a window of Photobacterium sp. TY1-4 DNA encoding:
- a CDS encoding DMT family transporter — translated: MKNERLALSYGLTAVLLWSTVATAFKITLSYFTPLQMLAAASAVSVLALTAIALYQGKLHQLGRTFRSRPGYYLLLGLINPLAYYLILFQAYDLLPASLAQPLNYSWAITLTLMAAVFLGQTIRRQDWIACGFGYFGVVVIATQGNLLALDFDSPLGVGLALFSTLLWALYWILNTRNQADPVISVLLGFLISLPISVGASFAVDGWPDAPWQGWAAVSYVGLFEMGITFVLWINALKLTENTARISNLIFIAPFISLLLLATIIGESIHPATLIGLVMIICGLLIQQWKGKSRPAADSSC
- a CDS encoding multidrug effflux MFS transporter yields the protein MTPVSSPSGTRLVALMVILVLFSPLAIDIYLPALPAMAETFAVEPARVQDTVTWFMFSLGLGQLLAGPLADRFGRRPIALGGIAIYGLSAALAYVAHTLDLLLVARLLQGFGACATSVAAFAAVRDSFGPEKSGRMISYLNGAICFIPALAPLLGTWLTHEFGWRSNFSFMAGFAVVAGTFILLQFRETRPVETDVSGAMLSWARYRSVLREPTFLYHSIMCMLAMAVILAYVTSAPVWLMTELGQDMGQFTLWFGVNAALNILACMVAPKYIDRFGSRRTLATGLVMLVASGVAMLMLSHLREAWAYMVPVFMSSFGFAFVLGSAAGKALAPFGDRAGTAAALLGLFQMSGAGAMVSLTQRLDLLPPDLMVLHMWLLAPGLVILGSRFGRRWHAAAASN
- a CDS encoding LysR family transcriptional regulator; translation: MSFEKLARIDLNLLVCLHVLLEECNVTHAAKRLHLSQSAVSKSLMRLREQFNDPLFTRNAHGLCPTPRAKALQPLLEHLLHEIEQITAPPEFTPRTSDRHFKMALVESAYPLFLPQFLGDIFSEGPNLTIDTQAWEPNTFEKLQSGEIDFGITGKDLNPADAMLTLMPPKGIVFQELCRDRQCCIVRPDHPILNQIWDEASYLAQRHIQVRCIGDDRWLLDYKLAERGLGRDIAMYVPDFNSAACLCHQTDFVFTAPSHFANYIAKQLGLVVLPLPTELPPMAYTLFWHQHQEKDPGHSWLREIIIGRCRDLPVG
- a CDS encoding aminopeptidase P family protein yields the protein MQTVISQRVEQLREWLTQNQLDAFLIPHEDEYLGEYIPAHNDRLHWATGFTGSAGMAIVTRDKAAMFVDGRYVVQVRKQVPGDVFEYRHLIDEPPMQWAQANLAAGSKVAIDPKLHSGAWLARTEAAVAGDLTLVTVDANPIDGLWHDRPAPTLSDAKLMSLDFVGVSSTDKRAQIAAVLKTQKADAALLTQVDSIAWLLNIRGSDIPCLPVLLSTAILHQDGSVDFYIDPARLPAAFADHVGEGVRIAQPDSLEAGLQALGGKAVLVDPATSNAWASQILTDAKAKLIAAQDPCMLPKAAKNPTEIAGMKASHIRDGVAISKFLAWVDRQVDQGNLLDEGTLADQLWAFRCEDSSCTDVSFDTISAAGGNAAMCHYNHKNQPAPSVLEMDNVYLVDSGGQYPDGTTDITRTVAIGKPGDEVKQTFTLVLKGHIALATARFPKGTTGSQLDALARQHLWAHGFDYDHGTGHGVGHFLNVHEGPQRIAKVYNPTALQPGMVLSNEPGYYRADAFGIRIENLELVVEVATAGDMTVLGFESLTRAPIDRRLVELSLLTDVELAWLNTYHQTVFEVISPSLSGDDLIWLQQATAPLSR
- the thiH gene encoding 2-iminoacetate synthase ThiH, which produces MSYVDVWRQLDWDDIRLSIYSKTPADVERALRKPKRDLEDFKALISPAAEPYLEQMAQLSAALTRKRFGRTISFYVPLYLSNLCANACTYCGFSMENRIKRRTLDMAEIERECAAIKAMHFDSVLLVTGEHERKVGMDYFREALPRIKSQFSYLAMEVQPLDQHEYAELKTLGLDAVMVYQETYSAPTYAEHHLRGNKTDFVYRLETPDRLARAGIDKIGIGALIGLEEWRTDCFFVASHLAYLERTYWQTRYSISFPRLRPCTGGLQPKSVMSDRQLVQLICAYRLLNPEVELSLSTRESPQFRDNVLPLGVTSMSAGSKTQPGGYADDEPELEQFAISDERSVAAVAEAVKHHGFEVVWKDWHAAYSG
- a CDS encoding thiazole synthase, which produces MLKIADKTFSSRLFTGTGKYASRQAMSDSIIASGSELVTMALKRVDIESRDDDILAPLIAAGVNLLPNTSGAKNAKEAVFAAKLARAALGTNWLKLEIHPDPKYLMPDPIETLAAAEALVKEGFIVLPYCHADPVLCKRLEEVGCAAVMPLGAPIGSNKGLASRDFLEIIIDQARVPVVVDAGIGAPSHAAEAMELGADAVLVNTAIAAAADPVAMGKAFKLAVESGRMAYEAGLAGTVNQAMASSPLTAFLDHTA